One window of the Candidatus Chryseobacterium colombiense genome contains the following:
- a CDS encoding pectinesterase family protein encodes MKISAFLRNLTSTVILSIILSGLLSFKTADKTIVVSKDGKGNFTTVQQAIDAVENGSSTRTKIVIKAGTYKEKIIIPETKGAILLEGENPQNTIITYDDFASKKNSEGKDIGTTNSSTIFIHSNNFIAKNISFENSSGRVGQAVAVLTSGDRIVFENCRFLGNQDTLYLKGVQDSPDKTKPSRNYFKSCYIEGTTDYIFGAGTAVFENCTIYSKETASYVTAASTPQENEFGFVFINSKITGNAKENSVYLGRPWRPFAKTVYINCEINSTIKPEGWHNWNKPDAEKTNFYGEFNSKGSGANATKRVSWSHQITEEESKKYTTQNILKGKDNWNPSKSLK; translated from the coding sequence ATGAAAATTTCCGCTTTTCTTAGAAATTTAACATCAACTGTAATCCTTTCGATCATCTTGTCAGGTCTTCTTTCTTTTAAAACTGCCGATAAAACAATCGTGGTTTCAAAAGACGGAAAAGGCAACTTTACTACAGTACAGCAAGCCATCGATGCCGTTGAAAACGGTTCTTCCACAAGAACAAAAATTGTAATTAAAGCAGGAACTTATAAAGAAAAAATCATCATTCCTGAAACAAAAGGAGCGATATTGCTGGAAGGAGAAAATCCTCAAAATACAATCATTACTTATGATGACTTTGCCTCAAAAAAGAATTCCGAAGGAAAAGACATTGGAACGACAAACTCTTCCACAATTTTCATCCATTCCAATAATTTTATAGCAAAGAATATTTCGTTTGAAAACAGTTCAGGAAGAGTTGGACAGGCTGTTGCTGTTTTAACTTCAGGAGACAGAATTGTATTTGAAAACTGCAGATTTTTAGGAAATCAGGACACTTTATATTTAAAAGGAGTTCAGGATTCACCGGACAAAACAAAACCTTCAAGAAATTATTTTAAAAGCTGCTATATCGAAGGCACAACCGACTATATTTTCGGCGCCGGAACCGCTGTTTTCGAAAACTGCACTATTTACTCAAAAGAAACTGCAAGCTATGTTACCGCAGCTTCTACTCCACAGGAAAATGAATTCGGATTTGTTTTTATCAATTCAAAAATTACCGGAAATGCTAAAGAAAATTCGGTCTATTTAGGAAGACCATGGAGACCCTTTGCTAAAACCGTTTACATTAATTGCGAGATCAATTCAACCATAAAACCTGAAGGATGGCATAACTGGAACAAACCTGATGCTGAAAAAACCAATTTTTATGGAGAGTTTAATTCAAAAGGTTCTGGAGCAAATGCTACAAAAAGAGTTTCTTGGTCACATCAAATAACCGAAGAAGAAAGTAAAAAATATACAACACAGAATATCCTGAAAGGAAAAGATAACTGGAACCCATCAAAAAGTTTAAAATAA